In the Podospora bellae-mahoneyi strain CBS 112042 chromosome 4, whole genome shotgun sequence genome, one interval contains:
- a CDS encoding hypothetical protein (EggNog:ENOG503P3S1; COG:S) — MRHLPRLRGAVSASLCCSSPTHIRTTTAVAAVATTSSSSTKTQSLQRRTLSTSLPRSDAVEAYTPPQGLKPPPQARKAAVRPDKITDPAYEPAQDGLELEEVGGLDGWWENPDNYGVGRQWVGYGPAEKITDPAVLEVAVYRALVEAMVARRQMNTPDTTPARDALLESGWGPAALTATTVQTKLCGGSHGTLILKPAEDIETATAAEQEAEVTEEAKEQLEAAVRPEQEAEVVEAKEEVKTAIASEQVAEITEETKEEAETGVASEQETETDVKEEVDATEDSADHVISTEEARVLLKEIGHEWKRPMIKDLIYKYFVAKRIYKLTGHRIPDGKLVAINSGGVLLKEIVKPPKAKKLAEEIENKQLFQSLPNVKMFARRVTPIDKEKMVGRWKVIREELERRGLPVIGTADIDNAIEKKWVTGAK; from the exons ATGCGCCATCTCCCGAGGTTACGGGGCGCCGTCTCGGCGAGCCTGTGCTGCTCCTCTCCGACCCATATCcgtaccaccaccgctgtgGCTGCCGTCGCGAcgacttcctcttcctccacaaaGACCCAATCCCTTCAAAGGCGAACTCTTTCCACGTCCCTCCCCCGCTCCGACGCTGTTGAAGCCTACACCCCACCACAGGGTCTCAAACCACCCCCACAAGCACGGAAGGCTGCCGTCCGCCCAGACAAGATTACCGACCCCGCATACGAGCCGGCACAAGATGGATTAGAGCTGGAGGAAGTGGGTGGACtggatggttggtgggagAACCCAGACAACTATGGTGTTGGCAGGCAGTGGGTTGGTTATGGCCCCGCAGAGAAGATTACCGACCCGGCCGTTCTCGAGGTGGCGGTTTACCGTGCGTTGGTTGAGGCCATGGTTGCGAGACGGCAAATGAACACGCCGGACACGACTCCCGCTAGGGATGCTCTGCTCGAGTCCGGGTGGGGCCCCGCAGCATTGACGGCCACCACTGTTCAAACCAAGCTGTGTGGTGGCTCACATGGCACTCTTATATTGAAACCAGCCGAAGACATCGAGACAGCTACTGCCGCCGAGCAAGAGGCTGAGGTAacggaggaggccaaggaaCAGCTCGAGGCAGCTGTCCGCCCGGAGCAAgaggctgaggttgtggaggccaaggaggaagtTAAGACAGCTATCGCTTCTGAGCAAGTAGCTGAGATAACggaggagaccaaggaggaagccgagaCAGGCGTCGCTTCGGAGCAAGAGACCGAGACCGATGTCAAGGAGGAAGTTGACGCAACAGAGGACTCGGCGGACCATGTTATCAGCACTGAAGAGGCCCGGGTGCTATTGAAGGAAATTGGCCATGAATGGAAGCGGCCCATGATCAAGGACCTCATCTACAAATATTTT GTTGCCAAGCGTATCTACAAGCTTACTGGACACAGGATTCCAGATGGCAAGTTGGTCGCTATCAATTCCGGTGGTGTTCTTCTCAAGGAGATCGTGAAGCCacccaaggccaagaagctcgccgaggagattgagaacAAGCAGCTCTTCCAGTCTCTACCCAACGTAAAGATGTTCGCCCGCAGAGTCACACCCatcgacaaggagaagatggtgggtCGCTGGAAGGTTATCCGGGAGGAGCTCGAGAGACGCGGCCTCCCTGTTATTGGCACTGCCGATATCGACAATGCGATCGAGAAGAAGTGGGTTACGGGTGCTAAATAA